In Pseudomonas deceptionensis, a single window of DNA contains:
- a CDS encoding DUF6436 domain-containing protein has product MPVPTFKTLLACLLTLICAVGLWVAYDWFQGRYIRAFSDQTALFAGDVLSLPAELSGPGPIRVVHFWDPACPCNVGNQQHLTELLAHYVPLGVEFYSVQKPGTQGQLPATLGAIKPLASLPGAEHLSASPAVAIWDHSGQLAYFGPYSEGATCNASNSFIEPILQALSEGRPVKATHTMAVGCYCPWPKPSLSLPKASIKTPTEIN; this is encoded by the coding sequence ATGCCGGTGCCCACCTTCAAGACTCTGCTGGCCTGCCTGCTGACGCTGATCTGCGCCGTGGGTTTGTGGGTCGCTTACGACTGGTTTCAGGGCCGCTACATCCGTGCCTTCAGCGATCAGACCGCACTGTTCGCCGGGGATGTGCTGAGCCTGCCCGCCGAACTGTCCGGCCCGGGACCGATCCGCGTGGTGCACTTCTGGGACCCGGCCTGCCCGTGCAACGTCGGCAACCAACAGCATCTGACCGAGCTGCTGGCGCACTATGTGCCCCTGGGCGTCGAGTTCTATTCAGTGCAAAAGCCCGGCACCCAGGGCCAGTTGCCCGCCACTCTGGGCGCCATCAAGCCCCTGGCCAGCCTGCCCGGCGCCGAGCACCTGAGCGCCAGCCCGGCAGTGGCCATCTGGGATCACAGCGGCCAGCTGGCCTATTTCGGCCCCTACAGCGAAGGCGCCACCTGCAACGCCAGCAACAGCTTTATCGAGCCGATCCTGCAGGCATTGAGCGAAGGCCGCCCGGTCAAGGCCACTCACACCATGGCCGTAGGCTGCTATTGCCCGTGGCCAAAGCCATCACTCAGTCTCCCGAAGGCCAGCATCAAAACACCCACCGAGATCAACTAA
- a CDS encoding alpha/beta hydrolase, with amino-acid sequence MPAPFTPDSLRASLQPLVAGQPLSSEGLAYQHFYGLDFPHRPVAVKRQLGRFSAGSYELVSQVWWPESAPVATLFVIHGFYDHMGLYRHVIEWGLNRGFAVIACDLPGHGLSSGERASIDDFTQYQAALQGLFIEAQSLQLPQPWHLCGQSTGGAVVLDHLLHYGAQSPAQGQAILLSPLVRPMGWRWSKLSYYLLRPFVKGIARRFSENSNDPDFLPFLQADPLQPVRLPTAWVGALSRWIPRIEGAPPCARQPLVIQGQADKTVDWPHNLEVLKAKFKQPQVLLLPEARHHLANETAEIRERYFAFLDKYF; translated from the coding sequence ATGCCAGCCCCGTTTACTCCCGATTCCTTGCGCGCCAGCTTGCAGCCCTTGGTCGCGGGTCAGCCGTTATCGAGTGAGGGCCTGGCGTATCAGCACTTTTACGGGCTGGATTTCCCCCACCGCCCGGTGGCGGTCAAGCGCCAGCTGGGGCGTTTTAGCGCGGGCAGTTACGAGCTGGTCAGCCAGGTGTGGTGGCCGGAGTCGGCGCCGGTGGCGACGCTGTTTGTGATCCACGGGTTTTACGATCACATGGGGCTGTATCGGCATGTCATCGAGTGGGGCCTGAACCGGGGGTTCGCGGTGATTGCCTGTGACCTGCCGGGGCATGGACTGTCCAGTGGCGAGCGGGCCAGCATCGACGATTTCACGCAGTATCAGGCGGCGTTGCAGGGGTTGTTTATCGAGGCGCAATCGCTGCAACTGCCGCAGCCCTGGCATCTGTGCGGGCAGAGCACGGGGGGCGCGGTTGTGTTGGATCATCTGCTGCACTACGGGGCGCAAAGCCCGGCTCAGGGACAGGCGATCCTGCTCTCGCCGCTGGTTCGGCCCATGGGCTGGCGCTGGTCAAAACTCAGCTATTACCTGCTGCGCCCTTTCGTCAAAGGCATTGCCCGCCGTTTCAGCGAGAACTCCAACGACCCGGATTTCTTGCCGTTCCTGCAGGCTGATCCGCTGCAACCGGTACGTCTGCCAACGGCCTGGGTGGGGGCGCTGTCGCGCTGGATTCCGCGCATCGAAGGCGCGCCACCGTGTGCGCGTCAGCCGTTGGTGATCCAGGGGCAGGCCGACAAAACGGTGGATTGGCCGCATAACCTTGAGGTGTTGAAGGCCAAGTTCAAACAGCCTCAGGTGCTGTTGTTGCCTGAAGCGCGGCACCATCTGGCGAATGAAACGGCTGAGATTCGCGAAAGGTATTTCGCGTTTCTGGATAAGTACTTCTGA
- a CDS encoding DUF2059 domain-containing protein has product MRRLLLLIVMFCTLPAWADNLDDLFTVAGWPQQRAHFNDALSAAQERYRNNLPPAVYQALVNNSNQRFAPEAMDKRAKEQMRKHLPDPDPALTFFQSPLGSKIVAAELLATRRDQLAKHAQGLPRMEASATRQLLINHLSRALPAREAGAEVSLAIAGVAADSLSSMIPGLLGGGQAQSMLNGQRQRLMDQIAGELDNTLLYVYRDLSDPELEEFVTFAESSEGKTYYQAALAAIRAGLAVGQSTSNLTQ; this is encoded by the coding sequence ATGCGCCGCTTGCTTTTACTGATCGTTATGTTTTGTACGTTACCCGCATGGGCAGACAACCTTGATGACCTGTTTACGGTTGCTGGCTGGCCGCAACAACGTGCGCATTTCAATGACGCGCTCAGTGCCGCCCAGGAACGCTATCGCAACAATTTGCCGCCGGCTGTTTACCAGGCACTGGTCAACAACAGCAACCAGCGTTTTGCGCCCGAGGCAATGGACAAGCGCGCCAAAGAGCAGATGCGCAAACATCTGCCTGACCCTGATCCCGCACTGACTTTTTTTCAGTCGCCATTGGGCAGCAAGATTGTGGCCGCAGAACTGCTGGCGACCCGCCGCGATCAATTGGCCAAGCACGCGCAGGGCTTGCCGCGTATGGAAGCCAGCGCCACGCGCCAGTTGCTGATCAATCATTTATCCCGCGCGCTGCCCGCCCGTGAAGCCGGAGCTGAAGTCAGCCTGGCGATTGCCGGGGTGGCCGCTGACAGTTTGAGCTCCATGATCCCGGGGCTGCTGGGCGGCGGGCAGGCCCAAAGCATGCTCAATGGCCAGCGCCAGCGCTTGATGGATCAGATCGCAGGTGAGCTGGATAACACATTGCTCTACGTCTATCGCGACCTGTCTGACCCGGAGCTGGAAGAATTCGTCACCTTTGCTGAATCGTCTGAAGGCAAAACCTATTACCAGGCCGCGCTGGCCGCGATCCGCGCCGGGCTGGCGGTGGGGCAAAGTACTTCCAACCTGACTCAATAG
- a CDS encoding 2OG-Fe(II) oxygenase has translation MRAMQIPSDHPLLLRIVDDLYAQGWSQQNIFLPEALTLELAAECHKRSAEGELTPAAVGRGLTQEVREGIRGDHIQWLEPGEALACDSYLGLMESLRIAMNRRLFLGLEDFESHFALYPPGAFYLKHLDRFRDDDRRMVSAVVYLNQSWLPEHGGHLRMYLDGNVDYDVLPTGGCLVVFLSGEIPHEVMPATRDRLSLTGWFRRRATEVFL, from the coding sequence ATGCGCGCCATGCAAATACCCTCTGATCATCCGCTGTTGCTACGCATCGTCGACGACCTGTACGCGCAGGGATGGTCACAGCAAAATATTTTCCTGCCCGAGGCTTTGACCCTCGAACTGGCGGCTGAGTGCCATAAACGTTCTGCCGAGGGTGAGTTGACCCCGGCAGCGGTTGGGCGCGGCCTGACGCAGGAGGTTCGCGAAGGTATCCGCGGAGACCATATCCAATGGCTGGAGCCGGGAGAGGCTTTGGCCTGCGACAGTTATCTGGGGTTAATGGAAAGCCTGCGAATCGCCATGAATCGCAGGCTTTTTTTGGGCCTGGAGGACTTTGAAAGTCACTTTGCGCTGTACCCGCCCGGTGCGTTTTACCTCAAGCATCTGGACCGTTTTCGCGACGATGACCGGCGCATGGTGTCGGCCGTGGTGTACCTCAATCAAAGCTGGCTGCCAGAGCACGGTGGGCATTTGCGCATGTACCTCGACGGTAATGTCGACTATGACGTGCTGCCGACCGGCGGTTGCCTGGTGGTATTTCTCTCCGGGGAGATCCCGCACGAAGTGATGCCGGCGACCCGTGACCGTCTGTCGTTGACCGGCTGGTTCCGCCGCCGCGCTACCGAGGTGTTCTTATGA
- a CDS encoding DUF523 domain-containing protein codes for MTHKLLISRCLLGHRVRYDGGASGPYAQLAQWQAEGRVIALCPEVAGGLPTPRAPAEIPGGQGAQVLDGTAPVMTVEGEDVTAAFVSGARQALALVQQHGIGIAILKANSPSCGNVLTYDGSFSATKVEGQGVTAALLIRAGVQVFSELQLEEAAEALAQLDAR; via the coding sequence ATGACCCACAAGCTGTTGATCAGCCGCTGTCTGTTGGGTCATCGGGTGCGTTACGACGGTGGCGCCAGCGGCCCGTACGCGCAACTGGCGCAATGGCAGGCCGAAGGCCGGGTCATTGCGCTGTGCCCGGAAGTGGCGGGCGGTTTGCCCACGCCCCGTGCTCCGGCGGAAATACCCGGCGGCCAGGGGGCTCAAGTGCTCGACGGCACGGCGCCGGTGATGACCGTTGAAGGCGAGGACGTGACCGCAGCGTTTGTGTCCGGGGCCCGTCAGGCATTGGCGTTGGTGCAGCAGCACGGTATCGGCATTGCTATTCTCAAGGCCAACAGCCCGTCTTGCGGCAATGTACTGACCTATGACGGCAGCTTCAGCGCCACCAAGGTTGAGGGCCAGGGCGTGACGGCGGCGTTGCTGATCCGTGCAGGCGTTCAGGTGTTCAGTGAGTTGCAGCTGGAAGAGGCCGCCGAGGCGTTGGCGCAGCTTGATGCCCGGTGA
- a CDS encoding carbonic anhydrase — translation MTDKPKPQPSTASESADTALHHIVDGFLHFHHEIFPEQEAFFKKLATAQNPRAMFIACADSRIVPELITQSAPGDLFVTRNVGNVVPPYGQMNGGVSTAIEYAVLALGVQHIIICGHSDCGAMRAVLNPASLKKMPTVKAWLHHVEVAKTMVQDNCNCANEAESMHVLTEENVIAQLQHLRTHPSVASRMANGHLFIHGWVYDIETSEIKAYDADKGAFLPLDGTSPIPSATPKARF, via the coding sequence ATGACTGACAAGCCAAAACCGCAGCCCTCGACCGCGTCTGAAAGTGCCGACACGGCACTGCATCATATCGTTGATGGTTTTTTGCATTTCCATCACGAAATCTTCCCCGAGCAAGAAGCCTTTTTCAAAAAGCTCGCCACGGCCCAAAACCCGCGCGCCATGTTTATTGCCTGCGCCGATTCGCGCATCGTGCCGGAGCTGATCACCCAGAGTGCTCCGGGTGATCTGTTCGTAACGCGTAACGTGGGTAACGTTGTGCCGCCATACGGTCAGATGAACGGTGGTGTTTCGACGGCCATCGAGTACGCGGTGCTGGCACTCGGCGTGCAGCACATCATCATTTGCGGGCATTCGGATTGTGGCGCGATGCGTGCGGTGCTCAACCCCGCCAGCCTGAAAAAAATGCCGACGGTCAAAGCCTGGTTGCACCACGTTGAAGTGGCCAAGACCATGGTGCAGGACAACTGCAACTGCGCCAACGAAGCGGAAAGCATGCACGTGCTGACCGAAGAGAATGTGATCGCCCAGCTGCAACACTTGCGCACGCACCCGTCGGTGGCGTCACGCATGGCCAACGGGCATTTGTTCATTCACGGCTGGGTGTACGACATCGAAACCAGCGAGATCAAGGCCTACGACGCCGACAAGGGCGCTTTCCTGCCGCTGGACGGCACCAGCCCGATCCCGAGCGCGACGCCCAAAGCGCGGTTTTAA
- the coxB gene encoding cytochrome c oxidase subunit II yields the protein MRHPHLWMGLLLWSVFSQAQAAWTVNMAPGATEVSHAVFDLHMTIFWICVVIGIIVFGAMFWSMIVHRRSTGQVAAKFHESTTVEILWTVIPLLILIAMAVPATITLIKIYDSSESDVDIQITGYQWKWHYKYLGQDVEFFSNLATPAEQIHNQAPKGEHYLLEVDEPLVLPIGAKVRFLVTSADVIHSWWVPAFAVKRDAIPGFINEAWTRVEKPGIYRGQCAELCGKDHGFMPIVVDVKTRPDYDAWLAERKAQAAQLKELTSKDWTLDELVARGDKVYHTACVACHQAEGQGLPPMFPALKGSPIATGPAADHLHRVFFGKPGTAMAAFGKQLSEVDIAAVVTFERNAWGNNKGDMVTPKDVLALKQAQGK from the coding sequence ATGCGACATCCACACCTATGGATGGGCCTGCTGTTGTGGTCAGTTTTCAGCCAGGCGCAAGCGGCCTGGACCGTGAATATGGCGCCGGGTGCGACCGAAGTCAGTCATGCGGTGTTCGACCTGCACATGACCATCTTCTGGATCTGTGTGGTGATCGGCATCATTGTCTTCGGCGCGATGTTCTGGTCGATGATCGTTCACCGCCGCTCCACCGGTCAGGTGGCGGCCAAGTTCCATGAAAGCACCACGGTCGAGATTCTCTGGACCGTAATTCCCCTGCTTATTCTGATCGCCATGGCCGTGCCTGCGACCATTACCCTGATCAAGATCTATGACAGCAGTGAATCGGATGTCGACATCCAGATCACCGGCTATCAGTGGAAGTGGCACTACAAATACCTGGGTCAGGACGTCGAGTTCTTCAGCAACCTGGCCACCCCCGCCGAGCAAATCCATAACCAGGCCCCCAAGGGCGAACATTACCTGCTTGAGGTCGATGAGCCGCTGGTGTTGCCCATTGGCGCCAAGGTGCGGTTTCTGGTGACCTCGGCCGACGTGATCCATTCCTGGTGGGTGCCGGCCTTTGCGGTCAAGCGTGATGCCATTCCCGGCTTTATCAACGAAGCCTGGACCCGGGTCGAGAAGCCCGGCATCTATCGCGGTCAGTGCGCCGAGCTGTGCGGGAAGGACCACGGGTTCATGCCGATAGTGGTCGACGTCAAAACCCGCCCGGACTACGACGCCTGGCTGGCCGAGCGCAAGGCGCAAGCGGCACAGCTCAAGGAACTGACCAGCAAGGACTGGACCCTGGACGAACTGGTGGCCCGTGGCGACAAGGTCTACCACACCGCCTGCGTGGCCTGTCACCAGGCTGAGGGGCAGGGCCTGCCACCCATGTTCCCGGCACTCAAGGGCTCGCCGATAGCCACCGGCCCGGCGGCCGATCACCTGCACCGCGTGTTCTTCGGCAAGCCGGGCACCGCCATGGCCGCTTTCGGCAAGCAGTTGTCAGAAGTTGATATTGCGGCCGTGGTCACTTTCGAACGCAACGCCTGGGGCAACAACAAGGGCGACATGGTGACGCCAAAAGACGTACTGGCGCTCAAACAGGCGCAAGGCAAATGA
- the ctaD gene encoding cytochrome c oxidase subunit I, translated as MSAVIDDHGHADGQAHGPAKGLMRWVLTTNHKDIGTLYLWFSFCMFLLGGSFAMVIRAELFQPGLQIVAPAFFNQMTTMHGLIMVFGAVMPAFVGLANWMIPLMIGAPDMALPRMNNFSFWLLPAAFLLLVSTLFTAGGGPNFGWTFYAPLSTTYAPESVTYFIFAIHLMGISSIMGAINVIATILNLRAPGMTLMKMPLFVWTWLITAFLLIAVMPVLAGVVTMMLMDIHFGTSFFSAAGGGDPVLFQHVFWFFGHPEVYIMILPAFGAVSAIIPTFSRKPLFGYTSMVYATASIAFLSFIVWAHHMFVVGIPLVGELFFMYATLLIAVPTGVKVFNWVSTMWQGSLTFETPMLFAVAFVILFTIGGFSGLMLAIAPADFQYHDTYFVVAHFHYVLVPGAIFGIFASTYYWLPKWTGHMYDETLGKLHFWLSFVGMNLTFFPMHFVGLAGMPRRVPDYNLQFADFNMVSSIGGFMFGATQFLFLFIVIKCIRGGPKAPAKPWDGAEGLEWSVPSPAPYHTFTTPPEIK; from the coding sequence ATGAGTGCTGTTATCGATGACCACGGCCATGCAGACGGTCAGGCACATGGACCGGCCAAAGGCTTGATGCGCTGGGTGTTGACCACCAACCACAAAGACATTGGCACCTTGTACCTGTGGTTCAGCTTCTGCATGTTCCTGCTCGGCGGCTCGTTCGCCATGGTGATTCGCGCCGAGCTGTTCCAGCCAGGGCTGCAAATCGTGGCCCCGGCCTTCTTCAACCAGATGACCACCATGCACGGGCTGATCATGGTGTTCGGCGCGGTCATGCCGGCGTTTGTCGGCCTGGCCAACTGGATGATCCCGCTGATGATCGGTGCGCCGGACATGGCCTTGCCGAGGATGAACAACTTCAGCTTCTGGCTGCTGCCCGCGGCGTTTTTGCTGCTGGTCTCAACCTTGTTCACCGCAGGCGGAGGGCCGAACTTCGGCTGGACGTTCTACGCGCCGCTGTCCACGACCTATGCCCCCGAAAGCGTTACATATTTCATCTTTGCCATTCATTTGATGGGTATCAGTTCGATCATGGGCGCGATCAACGTGATCGCCACTATCCTCAATCTGCGTGCCCCCGGCATGACACTGATGAAAATGCCGCTGTTTGTCTGGACCTGGCTGATCACGGCCTTCCTGCTGATCGCGGTGATGCCGGTGCTGGCCGGTGTGGTGACCATGATGTTGATGGACATTCACTTCGGGACCAGTTTTTTCAGCGCCGCGGGTGGCGGTGACCCGGTGTTGTTCCAGCATGTGTTCTGGTTCTTCGGGCACCCCGAGGTGTACATCATGATCCTGCCGGCCTTCGGGGCGGTGAGCGCGATCATCCCGACCTTCTCGCGCAAGCCGCTGTTCGGTTACACCTCGATGGTTTACGCCACGGCCAGCATCGCGTTCCTGTCGTTTATCGTGTGGGCGCACCACATGTTCGTGGTGGGGATCCCCCTGGTGGGCGAGCTGTTCTTCATGTACGCCACACTGCTGATCGCGGTGCCGACCGGGGTCAAGGTGTTCAACTGGGTCAGCACCATGTGGCAAGGCTCGCTGACCTTCGAGACGCCGATGCTGTTTGCCGTGGCCTTTGTGATTCTGTTCACCATTGGCGGGTTTTCCGGGCTGATGCTGGCCATAGCCCCGGCGGACTTCCAGTACCACGACACCTATTTTGTGGTGGCGCATTTCCATTATGTGCTGGTGCCGGGCGCGATCTTTGGCATCTTCGCCTCGACCTACTACTGGCTGCCGAAATGGACTGGCCACATGTACGACGAAACCCTGGGCAAGCTGCATTTCTGGTTGTCGTTTGTGGGCATGAACCTGACCTTTTTTCCGATGCACTTTGTAGGGCTGGCCGGCATGCCGCGTCGGGTGCCGGACTACAACCTGCAATTTGCCGACTTCAACATGGTGTCGTCGATTGGCGGGTTCATGTTCGGCGCTACGCAGTTCCTGTTCCTGTTTATCGTCATCAAATGCATTCGCGGCGGCCCCAAAGCGCCAGCCAAACCCTGGGACGGCGCCGAAGGTCTGGAGTGGAGCGTGCCTTCGCCCGCGCCGTACCACACCTTCACCACGCCCCCGGAGATCAAGTGA
- a CDS encoding cytochrome c oxidase assembly protein: MNNSKPIKRLVLRLLLLVVVMFAFGFALVPIYDVMCRAFGINGKTAGQYEGEQVVDPSRQVRVQFLSTNAIDMVWEFYPKGDQLVVNPGSVNEMVFVAYNPTDHPMSAQAVPSISPAEAAQYFHKTECFCFTQQVLQPGERIEMPMRFIVDRAMPKDVKHLTLAYTLFDITARHPPVAAVVGKDAERPVR, encoded by the coding sequence GTGAACAACTCAAAGCCGATCAAACGTCTGGTTCTGCGCCTGCTGCTGCTGGTGGTGGTGATGTTTGCCTTCGGCTTTGCGCTGGTGCCGATTTACGACGTGATGTGCAGAGCCTTCGGCATCAACGGCAAGACCGCCGGGCAGTACGAAGGTGAGCAGGTGGTGGACCCGAGTCGTCAGGTGCGGGTGCAGTTTTTGTCCACCAATGCCATCGACATGGTGTGGGAGTTTTACCCCAAGGGCGATCAGTTGGTGGTCAACCCGGGCTCGGTCAACGAGATGGTCTTTGTGGCCTACAACCCCACCGATCACCCCATGTCGGCGCAAGCCGTGCCGAGTATTTCCCCCGCCGAAGCGGCCCAGTACTTCCACAAGACCGAATGTTTTTGCTTTACCCAACAGGTGCTGCAACCGGGTGAACGGATCGAAATGCCGATGCGCTTTATCGTCGATCGTGCCATGCCCAAGGATGTGAAACACCTGACCCTGGCCTACACGCTTTTCGACATCACCGCTCGCCATCCGCCCGTCGCCGCTGTCGTCGGCAAGGATGCTGAGCGGCCTGTCCGATAA
- a CDS encoding cytochrome c oxidase subunit 3, with product MATHDQYYVPAQSKWPIIATVGLLVTVYGLGTWFNDLKAARPESHGPLIFFCGALIVAYMMFGWFGAVIKESRAGLYSPQLDRSFRWGMTWFIFSEVMFFIAFFGALFYVRHLSGPWLGGEGSKAVAHMLWPDFQFAWPLLHTPDPALYPPPKGTISPWGLPLLNTVLLVTSSVTLTIAHHALNKGHRGALKFWLGLTILLGIGFLGFQAEEYIHAYTELGLTLGSGVYGATFFMLTGFHGAHVTIGALILLVMLIRIVRGHFTAEHQFGFQAATWYWHFVDVVWLGLFLFVYVL from the coding sequence ATGGCAACTCACGATCAGTACTACGTCCCGGCGCAAAGCAAGTGGCCGATCATTGCCACGGTGGGCCTGCTGGTTACGGTGTATGGCCTGGGGACATGGTTCAACGATCTGAAGGCGGCGCGGCCAGAGTCCCATGGCCCGCTGATCTTTTTCTGTGGCGCCCTGATAGTGGCGTACATGATGTTTGGCTGGTTCGGCGCGGTCATCAAGGAGAGCCGCGCAGGTCTCTACAGCCCGCAGCTGGACCGCTCGTTTCGCTGGGGCATGACCTGGTTCATCTTTTCGGAGGTGATGTTCTTCATCGCGTTTTTTGGTGCGCTGTTTTATGTGCGCCACTTGTCTGGCCCGTGGCTGGGTGGCGAAGGCAGCAAGGCGGTGGCGCACATGCTGTGGCCGGACTTTCAGTTTGCCTGGCCGCTGCTGCACACCCCCGACCCTGCGCTGTATCCGCCGCCCAAAGGCACCATCAGCCCGTGGGGCTTGCCGCTGCTCAACACGGTGTTGCTGGTCACCTCCAGCGTCACCCTCACCATCGCTCACCATGCCTTGAACAAAGGCCATCGCGGGGCGTTGAAGTTCTGGCTGGGGCTCACGATATTGCTGGGTATCGGGTTTTTGGGGTTTCAGGCCGAGGAATACATCCACGCCTACACGGAACTGGGGCTGACCCTGGGTTCTGGGGTGTATGGCGCGACGTTCTTTATGCTCACCGGCTTTCACGGCGCCCACGTGACCATTGGTGCGCTGATTTTGCTGGTGATGCTGATTCGTATCGTGCGCGGGCATTTCACAGCCGAGCATCAGTTCGGGTTTCAGGCTGCGACCTGGTATTGGCACTTTGTGGACGTGGTGTGGCTCGGCCTGTTCTTGTTTGTGTATGTGCTGTGA
- a CDS encoding SURF1 family protein → MTRFRPGIAPTLVVLALLPLLVFLGFWQLARGEQKRVLLDSYAQRQAAAPVTAGQLLSTDEPAFRRVQLRGHFDGQHSLLLDNRVRDGKVGVELLQPFQDQASGQWLLLNRGWLPWPSRLAPPQFSTPEQILDIQAWVYESPGAPFQLHADPADAPWPRLVTAVMPAKLWAELGREGFADEVRIAPGPGAYQADWPLISTGMGPEKHTAYAVQWFAMALALLGLYLYLGWHNAQEKRHGNGHQSA, encoded by the coding sequence ATGACGCGCTTTCGCCCCGGCATCGCGCCCACCCTGGTGGTGTTGGCGTTGCTGCCGTTATTGGTATTTTTGGGCTTCTGGCAGCTTGCCCGCGGCGAGCAAAAGCGTGTATTGCTCGACAGTTATGCCCAGCGCCAGGCTGCCGCGCCGGTGACGGCCGGGCAATTGTTGAGTACCGATGAGCCGGCGTTTCGCCGGGTGCAGCTGCGCGGGCATTTCGACGGGCAACACAGCCTGCTGCTGGACAACCGCGTGCGCGACGGCAAGGTCGGTGTCGAGTTACTGCAACCGTTTCAGGATCAGGCCAGCGGCCAGTGGCTGTTGCTCAATCGTGGCTGGCTGCCCTGGCCAAGTCGCCTTGCGCCGCCGCAGTTCAGCACCCCCGAGCAGATACTGGACATTCAGGCCTGGGTCTATGAGTCGCCGGGCGCCCCCTTTCAATTGCACGCCGACCCGGCCGATGCGCCTTGGCCACGGCTGGTGACGGCGGTCATGCCGGCCAAACTGTGGGCCGAACTGGGGCGCGAAGGCTTTGCCGATGAAGTGCGTATCGCCCCCGGCCCGGGCGCGTATCAGGCTGACTGGCCGCTGATTTCCACGGGCATGGGCCCGGAAAAACACACCGCGTATGCCGTGCAATGGTTCGCCATGGCGCTGGCCCTGCTCGGTCTTTATCTGTACCTCGGTTGGCACAATGCTCAGGAGAAACGCCATGGGAACGGCCATCAATCCGCCTGA
- a CDS encoding COX15/CtaA family protein produces the protein MAKAGFRLALLATLLALVVVLLGAYTRLTHAGLGCPDWPGCYGFISVPRTEVQLAHAELHFPDTPVEADKGWSEMTHRYFAGTLGVLILLLAARAWTQRHLPDQPLKLPLFILLVVIAQAAFGMWTVTLKLWPQVVTGHLLGGFATLSLLFLLTLRLSGVLPALAVPRRLQRWATAGLVLAIMQIALGGWVSSNYAAVACVDVPTCHGQWWPEADFANGFHLTQHIGPNYLGGQLDSEARTAIHLTHRLGALLLTLVLLGLAWQLRKVGMTRLAGLLLVALAAQISLGLSNVVFGLPLAVAVAHNAGGAVLLMTLVLVNYHARTALVRIKAPRFARWTFSLKGEQPWRP, from the coding sequence ATGGCCAAAGCCGGATTTCGTCTCGCCTTGCTGGCCACCTTGCTGGCGCTGGTGGTGGTGCTGCTCGGCGCCTACACCCGCCTGACCCATGCCGGGCTGGGCTGCCCCGACTGGCCCGGCTGTTATGGTTTCATCAGCGTGCCCAGGACCGAGGTGCAACTGGCCCATGCCGAGCTGCACTTTCCCGATACACCGGTGGAGGCCGACAAAGGCTGGAGCGAGATGACCCATCGTTATTTCGCCGGCACCCTGGGGGTGCTGATCCTGCTGCTGGCCGCCCGGGCCTGGACGCAACGCCATCTACCCGATCAACCCCTCAAGCTGCCGCTGTTCATCTTGCTGGTGGTCATTGCCCAAGCGGCCTTTGGCATGTGGACGGTGACGCTCAAGCTGTGGCCCCAGGTGGTCACCGGGCATTTGCTGGGCGGGTTCGCAACCTTGAGCCTGTTGTTTTTGCTGACCTTGCGCTTGTCCGGCGTATTGCCGGCACTGGCCGTGCCGCGCCGCTTGCAGCGCTGGGCCACGGCCGGGCTGGTGCTGGCGATCATGCAGATTGCGTTGGGTGGCTGGGTCAGTTCCAACTATGCCGCTGTGGCGTGTGTCGACGTACCGACCTGCCACGGGCAATGGTGGCCCGAAGCCGATTTTGCCAATGGTTTCCATCTGACTCAGCACATCGGCCCCAATTATCTGGGAGGGCAGCTGGACAGCGAGGCCCGCACTGCGATCCACCTCACCCACCGTCTCGGCGCGTTGCTGCTGACCCTGGTATTGCTGGGGCTGGCCTGGCAGTTGCGCAAGGTCGGCATGACCCGGCTGGCGGGTTTGCTGTTGGTGGCGTTGGCCGCGCAAATCAGCCTGGGGCTCAGCAACGTGGTGTTTGGTTTGCCGCTGGCGGTGGCGGTGGCGCATAACGCCGGAGGCGCGGTGTTGCTGATGACGCTGGTGCTGGTCAACTACCACGCCCGCACCGCACTGGTCAGGATCAAGGCCCCGCGCTTTGCCCGCTGGACCTTCAGCCTTAAAGGAGAGCAGCCATGGCGACCTTGA